TTATATAcaagtaatggtaatggtttaatttatttgatgatttgATGATGATCTGATTGATAGTCAGATGAGAGCTGTCCTTTCTGGTCTTgaccatgaactgatgaagcctgctttaATGACAGGCGAAGCATCTtctgagacaacctgaacagtgttgttgttgatttaatgccctgagaatacaatgagcTGGATGAacgagaatattcacaggcatcttCCTGACAACCCTCTCATTTATCTGGGCTTCGGACCGGCACTGGAGAACTGGGTGTCGGGACCGTGGTTCTGGGcattaaaaaacaactttttgtcCCCTATGACTGCATTACATTTTCAGGAAATCATATCATCAAATCATTAACtctgcaagtttttttttatgtccttcGCCTTTTTGTGACACTTTACCTATGTCTAAAGATGGggtgtcaaaaaaataataatattgtgatGAATGTTACAAGAACATTTGTTTGCTTGACAGGGCCTCCCGCTTTTGTGAATAAAGGACTGACTTGACTCATCTTGTGACGGGTGACTTACATTTCAGTCCCGTCTGTCCCTGCTATTTGTCAAGAAGGAGCACTGTTagatatgttaaaatgttatttaaaacattaataTCAAAGCACCGCCGTCATAAAACCTTTTAATGTACACATTGAACAAAGCTTTTATGATGCTGGCGCTTGATAATTGGATTTCTATTGATTATCATGAAACTACTATTGGAAAACACATTGGAAATCAAACAGAAGCTACTGTCTGAAAAAAGATCATATTTACCTGAGCATTGGCCACAGGTTACCACAGAACAAGTTATATTAATTTCCAACACATCCCAAAAAGATGGGTAGCTTTGTGAAACATTATTCATTCTGATGAAATCAGCCAGTCTGGGCCCTTTAACCGCTGGACATTAAAAAATTGTCCCGGTAAGGCGACAGTTATTGCCATAATGACTGCATGAGGACTTCGCCACGTCTTCATTTTAGAAATCActtgtcttcttcttcattgtgatAAGAATCTCTTGGCTCATAATTGATAGATCATTTCAGGTCGATTCCCTGAGTTGGAGACTCAGCCTTCTCCTTTGCCTAAAACACATAAACAAGGCAATGGTCAACATCTTGAAACATGACTTTCAAAAACAAAGTCGTGCGGGAACCTACCCGGAGTGAAGGCCGAGGAGGTCTTACTGGTCTGACTGGCCGAACTGGCTCTGCTACAGTGTTAACCTGTCTGTGGTTCAGAGGTTCTAAATCATCAGCTACGTCTGGACAGCCAATGTATCCCCCGGCCCTGAATACAGACCCAAGATCACCCTCAAGCAAGTTGTGACGGGCGGGATCATTAGACATGCTGCAAGCCTGGTTGATGGATATGTTGCTAACATCCATGAGGGTCTGGGCAACACTGGTATTACTGAGGTCTAATCCGAGCAGGTCTTCTGATGCTACATCACTGTCTGAGCTGTTATTGGTGGGACTGACTTTAAGGTCTGGTTCCAGGATGCACTGATTGTTGTTGGTTTCAGAGAGAATCTCGTCTTTTACCAAGTCTAGCGATTCCTGGTTGTCGTGGTTATCAAAATCTATCATGTCCTCTTTTTCATTGTTACTGAAATTCTGATTTTCCTGGCTACCTAAAACAAGAACTTCCTGATTTTCTATGACTTCCTGATTGACATAGTTATCTAAATCCAACACTTCCTGATTCTGTGGAAAAGGGAACTCAAGTAGCTCCACATTAGCATGGCTACAAGACTCCAGCAATTCTTGGTTATCATTCTCACATTGCTGCAGTTCTTTGTCACTTCTAAAGCGGCAGTGTTCAACAACTTCTTGGTTTTCAGGACTACAGAGATTCAGGAACTCTTGGTTTTCTTTGCTTACTAGCTCAACATTGTCAGTGTTGATCAGTGATGATAATTGCAGCCCATCTTGGCTTCTTCTTGTAAACGCATCAAGTAGTCCTTGGTTATAGTTGCTACGGTGATCAAGAATTTCTTGGTTCCCACAGGGTACAGATTCCAGTACTTCTTGGTTGCTATAGTTAAAGGGTTCTTCTTCGTCCTTGTCGTCAAATCTACTGAGGTCCAGGACTTCCAGGTTATCCTGGCAACAGAGCTCTGGCGCCTCCTGATTCTCTTCTTCGGGGCTTAGCTTAAAGCCATAGGGATCAGAGTCTTGTACCATCTGAGAAGAAGTGATGTCATACTCATATGAATAAAAGTTCAGTGGGTCTTCTTGAGCGGAATAATTCTCAGGATCAAAAGACAGATTTTGATCACTGCCAACTGGGCTCAGCTCAGCTTCATTGGGGTCTACGAGGGTGTGACTAGAATGTTCTGGACTGAGTTTAAAGCCGTATGGATCAAAGGAAGACTGACTTGTTAGTCCATAGTTCAATTCAAAGCTCAGATTGGCCTGCTGTGACTCAGGCTCACTGTAGAGGTTGTTGGAATCTGCAGAGTTTTGAGGAGTTGAGGGGTTTCCAGGATCATCTTTGATGCTGCTCAGCCAATCTGTTGCTTCGCCAGGATTGCCATTAAGGGACTCATTTTTTCCTTTCTTGCCGTTTCTGTCTGGCTCCAACACCGCTTTATCGCTGAGCTTAGAGACGGTGTGAgctgcagggaaaaaaaaagagtgtgcTAGGGTTACACAGCAGTGTTAAAACTCTCATGAATCTTTatattccattcatccatctattttcttcccAGGCTGGACTTCCcagtctccagccacctcttccagctccacctgGGGGACACCGATGCATTCCCAGGACAACTGTgaaacataatccctccagaaTGTCCTAGATCTGCTCAGGGTCCTCCTCCCAGCTGcacatgcccagaacacctcaccagggatgCGTCCAGGGGCTATCTACACAACATGTCACCTCAACTTACTCCTCTTGATGTCAagtagcagcagctctactctgagcgcctcaccctatctcttgtATTGCTTtctcttttggtcactacccaaaacgGTTGACCATAGGTGCGAATAGGAACATTGATCGACCAATGTTCTGGTACAGCGAGAGCTTTACTGTAGACGCTGCACAAATCCGCCTGTAAATGTCACGCTCCAGCCtttcctcacttgtgaacaagacacTGAGATATTGCCCCCTCCTggagcaagacctcactcccaacccaaagGGTACAAGCCACCTTTTTCCGGGtcagaaccatggcctcagatttggaggtgctgagtccaATCCCAGAAGTTGCATACTCATCTgcgaaccgccccagtaaacactgaaggtcacagcctgatgaggccatcaggaccacatcagcTTTGGTGGAGCCAACGCTCAACCCATTTGTTAaaatttttgtttgattttcctttttttttaatttgcaaacATTTAGTGTGTATTTACAGCAGTGAAGGCCATATAAGTGGATATTAACATACGTGAGAAGGTtataaaacaatacatataaaatataggACAGGTAACAAGAGGAAGGAAGGGTTGTGAGATGTCAAGAGATTTGTCACTACTTATACACCGCTGCGGCTTACACTGTATAACAACAAATCTGGGTTTTTCtcaaaatttagtgggtgccgcttatacaccggaaattagggtacatgggtgctatttcatgtcttgagggctctcataatgttaaaagttgtatttagaagatcttaaacaggttttctatgccataactacaaaaatattccatttattaagattgaatcctgtgtcgtggaaattcacttattgctgtcgagtttggaaccaattaaccatgataaacgagggatgactgtacttatGAAACTGTATAAATAGTACACTGCTTATGCAAACTCTACCAAGCAATTCAAATCAAGAGTGACCAACAAGAGAATATTGCAGGGGATTTTGGCACTGACTTTACCCGCACGTTTCACTGTGCTGCTCATTCCACGAATGAAATATCATTACATGTTGCACCTTGTTGTAACTGGGACAAATCAAGCTTTccactgatatacagtataatacaatGCCAATTGGTATTATTAAAGAGTTATGTAAAGGGAAATGTAAGTTTATTTTGAGAACATTAAAACAAGCAAATGGCACTGATTAAATGGACTTGCCCTTAAATGTCCTTTTATTGAGCTTGTCTACCTTTCATTCATCGTCTATTGTTTCTCCAACCCCCTCTTTCATCTTTCTTTCTCTCAATGTAGTAGCTTTGTGTTACATAAACTGTCAAGAGTGTTTATAACTACACAATACCTgaaaaacatactgtaccttCTTCCGGTTTTGCTGTGGCATCATTGTTACATTCTCCAGCTAGGGATCCAAGACTGTGCTCCTCTATGTCAGAGGGTGGGGAGATGCCGAGGTCAAGCTCGTACCCATTGGGATCGGATTCAACAGAATACCGACCCTGGGAATGCCAGCCTCGAATGGGCTCTGGGCCCAACTCCTCAGATGAACTCTGGATCGGCTTAAATCCATGGTTATCATCTGCCCCTGGGGTAGCGCCCAGATCTTCTTGACTGTAGCTGATCTCGATGTCACTGTCTTCATCAGGAAACTCAGACTCAAAACACTGTGTCCCTGTTGAAGCTTTATTTTCAGCACAGGACAGACTTGTGTCTGCTTCATCACAGACAACTGCAGCTCCTTCATCACTACCAACGTTTGACTCTGGAAACAAAATGTCCGCTGCAAAGGGATCGCTGCCTTTGAAAGGATCTGATGTAAATGCATctggaaagagaaaaaaatttgcATCAACCATAATGTCCTATCATGTACAATATTAAGATAATCAGgtacagtggggaaaataagtacTTGGTCCCCTATTGATTGTATAAATTTACCCCCTAACAAAGGCATGAACAGTCCAGAATTATGGTTCATTTGAACAGAGacagacagaatgtaaaaagaaataaaattaataacttATTGTGTGCTACTGTATTACTGTAACTTGTATTAGCTTttgggaaataagtatttgctaccccaccacatacatgaaacacAAATTAGTCTTGTCCCTTTAGAAAGAAGCTTGGTAAGAAAGAGAGCTACTATTGGTGCAATCATTGATAAGGGGATAAACTAActaattttgctgtgtttttacaatttttaaatgtttttttggtttaattttgttGATGCAGTGTTCCTCGggtcaatgacaaatgagccacgggctgTTGATGacccttggacacccctgcttttgtgTCTCTTTGTCAGGGTTTTGTGCGTGGCGTCACCTCAGTGAGCAAACCGCAACTTTATTTGGCCCAGTGGCTTCCTGTTGTGGGCAAGAGATGGATGTTTGACTTAATTTAGTCGGCATAATGGccaatgaaaatgaattgacgggcatttttttcattttagtcaGCACATCATTTGCTGTTGAccagccaatcaaatctgtCCGTTGGCGCTAAACATCGCAAACTGTAAATACATCAGACGGACgaaagaggagaggagagaagTCAAATGAGCAACACGGTATAACGAGTGGGAAATTCAGGAAAGAAGAGGGAAACTAATGATGGATACGGAGACAAAGGAAGACGAGACACGTCAAAGTTGTCATATCTTGTATCGCTGCGTGGCTTCAAAACACACGGCAAGGCGTATTCCACATGCTATGTTTTTTATTACCAACAACGCTGACCTTTGGGCTCACTCAGCAAACATCTGCGCCACACTTGCtaagttatttatattatttacacTTGTCATGGTACAGgtgacatttaacattttggccATTGAActgcattcaaaataaaaataacaacacaacaaacaaacagaattattttttatttatttatttctatttattattttacgaTTAGTTGACTATTTGAAAAATTTGTCTAAAGATTAGTTGTAACAAAATTAGTCAGCAGCACTAGTattaatgttacatttatttaaaacaaatgcatgaACTTCAGTCTCGCTTTTAAAtgttcaactacaaaacagaaCTAAAATACGTGTGTAGCCAGGTCAAACTTTATGGAGCGCAACCAGCTCTTCTGTTGTGTGCGCATCGTGATGTCTAACAGCGGAGCATAGCGGCGGGGAAAAGTTAACGAATGACCACAGCAAAGTTGAATTACTCGTTTGAGATGTTGTACATGAGTTAGTtagcattttgtatttcagtgtGGAAGAGCCTGTGTATCCTTATTTCTCCCCATTTGTTGCTGTCATTTAAATTTCTCGATAGTTTTGAGTGACGTCATTTGGTCATGTGGTGCGGTGTGGCCAAATGTGCACCGGTTAAATATGGCGTCTACTTCAGTATGTGTGTGGCAGTGGGGAGGATCACACACACGAGTGAGCTATAGGTTGgttcaaactttttttcaccatatactgtacaattcAGCTTGCAATGGTTTACGTTAAACTTGTAGGGGCCCCCTACCACGAAACAAATGGGGGAAGAGAAAATTTGTATAAAATAAGGATAATACAACACATCataagtagggtaaaactaacttgtctcacga
This sequence is a window from Dunckerocampus dactyliophorus isolate RoL2022-P2 chromosome 2, RoL_Ddac_1.1, whole genome shotgun sequence. Protein-coding genes within it:
- the LOC129176769 gene encoding uncharacterized protein LOC129176769 isoform X2 encodes the protein MNCKRHVCRCSSASSAVSLLRGRAAMEEPAVQQDQIEASWEGGHDGGKAHWKNECSLSSILKHSCLLCWSSPREADVVETDERVVTKTAEITDLENAVAVENLELQEQQSDRKELEETLLKLEKHKEKLVQQIKAIRQLCYEESQQILSLQAEEVKRESQIEEYERELAIARWRLRKLKEEVKQAKRKMEEAGERNSPLQDSIRQSYEEILQEEHTLCSLSGGAVTPESQLDGSTSPADTTEDEPLPMRPWGRSQSLPAYADLIMVANSAPFCNNLADTREEVDNSGSSSPKMDESNLEDDPEEGDVIGEHERVKERSILNQLDFYQADPFAHCHVGHDLFNEDLFPKTDSSDAFTSDPFKGSDPFAADILFPESNVGSDEGAAVVCDEADTSLSCAENKASTGTQCFESEFPDEDSDIEISYSQEDLGATPGADDNHGFKPIQSSSEELGPEPIRGWHSQGRYSVESDPNGYELDLGISPPSDIEEHSLGSLAGECNNDATAKPEEAHTVSKLSDKAVLEPDRNGKKGKNESLNGNPGEATDWLSSIKDDPGNPSTPQNSADSNNLYSEPESQQANLSFELNYGLTSQSSFDPYGFKLSPEHSSHTLVDPNEAELSPVGSDQNLSFDPENYSAQEDPLNFYSYEYDITSSQMVQDSDPYGFKLSPEEENQEAPELCCQDNLEVLDLSRFDDKDEEEPFNYSNQEVLESVPCGNQEILDHRSNYNQGLLDAFTRRSQDGLQLSSLINTDNVELVSKENQEFLNLCSPENQEVVEHCRFRSDKELQQCENDNQELLESCSHANVELLEFPFPQNQEVLDLDNYVNQEVIENQEVLVLGSQENQNFSNNEKEDMIDFDNHDNQESLDLVKDEILSETNNNQCILEPDLKVSPTNNSSDSDVASEDLLGLDLSNTSVAQTLMDVSNISINQACSMSNDPARHNLLEGDLGSVFRAGGYIGCPDVADDLEPLNHRQVNTVAEPVRPVRPVRPPRPSLRAKEKAESPTQGIDLK
- the LOC129176769 gene encoding uncharacterized protein LOC129176769 isoform X1, which produces MNCKRHVCRCSSASSAVSLLRGRAAMEEPAVQQDQIEASWEGGHDGGKAHWKNECSLSSILKHSCLLCWSSPREADVVETDERVVTKTAEITVRRPKHLALDLENAVAVENLELQEQQSDRKELEETLLKLEKHKEKLVQQIKAIRQLCYEESQQILSLQAEEVKRESQIEEYERELAIARWRLRKLKEEVKQAKRKMEEAGERNSPLQDSIRQSYEEILQEEHTLCSLSGGAVTPESQLDGSTSPADTTEDEPLPMRPWGRSQSLPAYADLIMVANSAPFCNNLADTREEVDNSGSSSPKMDESNLEDDPEEGDVIGEHERVKERSILNQLDFYQADPFAHCHVGHDLFNEDLFPKTDSSDAFTSDPFKGSDPFAADILFPESNVGSDEGAAVVCDEADTSLSCAENKASTGTQCFESEFPDEDSDIEISYSQEDLGATPGADDNHGFKPIQSSSEELGPEPIRGWHSQGRYSVESDPNGYELDLGISPPSDIEEHSLGSLAGECNNDATAKPEEAHTVSKLSDKAVLEPDRNGKKGKNESLNGNPGEATDWLSSIKDDPGNPSTPQNSADSNNLYSEPESQQANLSFELNYGLTSQSSFDPYGFKLSPEHSSHTLVDPNEAELSPVGSDQNLSFDPENYSAQEDPLNFYSYEYDITSSQMVQDSDPYGFKLSPEEENQEAPELCCQDNLEVLDLSRFDDKDEEEPFNYSNQEVLESVPCGNQEILDHRSNYNQGLLDAFTRRSQDGLQLSSLINTDNVELVSKENQEFLNLCSPENQEVVEHCRFRSDKELQQCENDNQELLESCSHANVELLEFPFPQNQEVLDLDNYVNQEVIENQEVLVLGSQENQNFSNNEKEDMIDFDNHDNQESLDLVKDEILSETNNNQCILEPDLKVSPTNNSSDSDVASEDLLGLDLSNTSVAQTLMDVSNISINQACSMSNDPARHNLLEGDLGSVFRAGGYIGCPDVADDLEPLNHRQVNTVAEPVRPVRPVRPPRPSLRAKEKAESPTQGIDLK